A window of Gouania willdenowi chromosome 12, fGouWil2.1, whole genome shotgun sequence contains these coding sequences:
- the LOC114473055 gene encoding probable global transcription activator SNF2L2 isoform X3 yields the protein MQWETSSGPSRVKKKTSSQRQRQEMAAAHPDSTPADHAQPAAENGSLDDMDEDVSLKKRKADHQSEKELTVGPETGEKVKRKRGRPPAEKLPPNPPELTRTLNTLVDMVINYKDGLGRQISKGFVQLPSKKEVPEYYELIRKPVDFRRIRERVRNHKYRNVGDLEKDVFLLCHNAQTYNLEGSQIYEDSIVIRSVFESARQRIVTDEDTKESVSTSHSDNGGRAEDQFIPSTVKASLVQTLNEEGSRNTSLVHQIHSGFNIDDDLHGNITKDEG from the exons ATGCAGTGGGAGACGAGCTCGGGGCCTTCCAGAGTCAAGAAAAAGACTTCATCGCAGAGACAGAGGCAGGAGATGG CCGCAGCCCATCCCGACAGCACGCCTGCAGACCACGCGCAG CCTGCAGCAGAGAACGGATCCCTGGATGACATGGATGAGGACGTGAGTCTGAAGAAGCGTAAAGCCGACCACCAATCAGAGAAGGAGCTGACGGTCGGCCCAGAAACAGGAGAGAAGGTGAAGAGGAAGCGAGGACGTCCCCCCGCTGAGAAACTACCTCCAAACCCACCTGAGCTCACACGGACGCTGAACACGCTGGTGGACATGGTCATCAACTACAAAGACGG GTTGGGACGACAGATCAGCAAAGGCTTCGTCCAGCTTCCGTCTAAGAAGGAGGTCCCAGAGTACTACGAACTGATCCGAAAACCCGTGGATTTCAGGAGGATCAGA GAACGTGTGCGTAACCACAAATACAGAAACGTCGGGGATTTGGAAAAGGATGTTTTCCTCTTGTGCCACAACGCTCAAACGTATAACCTGGAGGGATCTCAG ATCTACGAGGACTCCATTGTCATTAGGTCTGTTTTTGAGAGCGCCAGACAAAGAATCGTGACAGACGAGGACACAAAGGAATCAGTCAGTACCAGTCACAGCGATAATGGAGGACGAGCTGAAGACCAGTTCATCCCATCCACAG TGAAAGCATCACTAGTCCAGACCCTGAATGAGGAAGGAAGCAGAAACACATCGTTGGTCCATCAGATCCACAGTGGCTTCAACATCGATGACGACTTACACGGAAACATCACAAAAGACGAGGGTTGA
- the LOC114473055 gene encoding probable global transcription activator SNF2L2 isoform X2 — MKRLAARRYAGLLILSPTAAAHPDSTPADHAQVTAASSMSRLPQDSSHGKRGRDGENPAAENGSLDDMDEDVSLKKRKADHQSEKELTVGPETGEKVKRKRGRPPAEKLPPNPPELTRTLNTLVDMVINYKDGLGRQISKGFVQLPSKKEVPEYYELIRKPVDFRRIRERVRNHKYRNVGDLEKDVFLLCHNAQTYNLEGSQIYEDSIVIRSVFESARQRIVTDEDTKESVSTSHSDNGGRAEDQFIPSTVKASLVQTLNEEGSRNTSLVHQIHSGFNIDDDLHGNITKDEG, encoded by the exons ATGAAGAGACTAGCAGCTCGCCGCTATGCTGGTTTGTTAATTCTCTCCCCCACAGCCGCAGCCCATCCCGACAGCACGCCTGCAGACCACGCGCAGGTAACAGCCGCCTCCTCCATGTCTCGTCTTCCTCAGGATTCATCGCATGGGAAGAGAGGAAGAGATGGAGAAAAC CCTGCAGCAGAGAACGGATCCCTGGATGACATGGATGAGGACGTGAGTCTGAAGAAGCGTAAAGCCGACCACCAATCAGAGAAGGAGCTGACGGTCGGCCCAGAAACAGGAGAGAAGGTGAAGAGGAAGCGAGGACGTCCCCCCGCTGAGAAACTACCTCCAAACCCACCTGAGCTCACACGGACGCTGAACACGCTGGTGGACATGGTCATCAACTACAAAGACGG GTTGGGACGACAGATCAGCAAAGGCTTCGTCCAGCTTCCGTCTAAGAAGGAGGTCCCAGAGTACTACGAACTGATCCGAAAACCCGTGGATTTCAGGAGGATCAGA GAACGTGTGCGTAACCACAAATACAGAAACGTCGGGGATTTGGAAAAGGATGTTTTCCTCTTGTGCCACAACGCTCAAACGTATAACCTGGAGGGATCTCAG ATCTACGAGGACTCCATTGTCATTAGGTCTGTTTTTGAGAGCGCCAGACAAAGAATCGTGACAGACGAGGACACAAAGGAATCAGTCAGTACCAGTCACAGCGATAATGGAGGACGAGCTGAAGACCAGTTCATCCCATCCACAG TGAAAGCATCACTAGTCCAGACCCTGAATGAGGAAGGAAGCAGAAACACATCGTTGGTCCATCAGATCCACAGTGGCTTCAACATCGATGACGACTTACACGGAAACATCACAAAAGACGAGGGTTGA
- the LOC114472953 gene encoding KN motif and ankyrin repeat domain-containing protein 1-like, whose amino-acid sequence MPYEKDAVQVYNNGATMRRLSLKRRPRGTNEGKTQGQWHSAESLSSPVIDGTRILSTSSAARGRPPLPPPHASLSDNKSSRTEGPGLCNELKPQPAVRTHAPQKHSSQDVTNQPPQPFPRRRLASFGGVSSPGSRSPFTGFGTYNLNNNGTKPPGTEAEISSVGTRGSTGSLKLSPQSSGRNTPVSSQGSMHLQHVREQMVVALQRLKELEEQVKIIPVLQVKISVLQEEKRQLAFQLKNQSDNEDDGQEVWKRLNSLKGSDVKKHKEELWRMDDMDMREIRQEVKGGCPQVELGEPFNTQFKKAVRSENKYTSTNQVETRSIATEVCDIDDACLIRQAAEVHSQKLVNVALKDRVSHLEAELKESALQTELTRLKLELQVAGAKNRVDKACTARPSMASTGTEARPSTTTQGVGHHTELRHASTGEPTEVKAVGVLCKPKIRDVCSGPDLPMSFWEVRERVETRDKAVGIHVFTTSQAVGTEVKVCDSGSNTEVKQRCKKGNLVSCAALLGECSLNEVFGEAKEAVSHEMATDQIRGVDLGVTASPQMASQRTNTVSNSVCRSTNTKYAFCTDSSTNTVLSTQDKHTNTAYASTRTVSVGHSVREFKCSRETQTFGTANLDERNTNPRKKVMKLTRDTGVGFTNIYDNFLVGLKSRNMASGPSHLPDPVKTKSIGVGEGKIQDLTPVQSLQPASQQQWDQELNHYIEKMQWLLRDHGDLLSDDCTDHSSTQRVASNKETQGQTHRVTSAAVRDCQPALDSPPCDDENSSLFKLGGNEVKRRIKILEEQNFSAVPDESRVADRSQHVAQKQVGDKSCSNNRKNLKFLKVTTGLNPMCLYGHPEVENGGNRALKKEKHSSKKAPKGSAKSHTHQKCELGERMFSACQALKKHLSGDALLSSRDLHECLHTLQQEWFSTSSVKSAVPANVEQYLSTFRSISPSVLQHIANLADGNGNTALHYSVSHSNFDVVKKLLDAAVCNVNQQNTAGYTPVMLAALAAVDNAESMKVVEQLFAKGNVNIKASQAGQTALMLAVSHGRIDMVRALLAQGAEVNVQDDEGSTALMCASEHGHTDIVKLLLARPQCDATLTDSDDSTALSIALEAGHHDIALLLYAHANFSKAHTAFAHHSGKFLSPSGGKDV is encoded by the exons atgCCTTATGAAAAAGATGCAGTGCAG GTTTACAACAACGGCGCCACCATGAGGCGACTGAGCCTCAAACGCAGGCCTAGAGGAACTAACGAGGGGAAAACCCAGGGCCAGTGGCACTCGGCTGAATCCTTATCGTCACCCGTCATTGACGGAACCAGAATCCTCAGCACGTCGTCTGCAGCACGAGGTAGACCTCCTCTCCCTCCCCCTCACGCCTCTTTGTCTGATAACAAGTCCAGCAGGACTGAAGGTCCAGGACTCTGTAACGAGTTAAAGCCTCAACCAGCAGTAAGAACTCATGCTCCACAGAAACACTCGAGTCAAGACGTTACAAATCAGCCTCCTCAGCCATTTCCCAGACGTCGACTGGCCAGCTTTGGAGGGGTGAGCTCCCCGGGGTCGCGCTCCCCGTTCACTGGCTTCGGCACTTACAATCTGAACAATAATGGGACCAAACCCCCTGGCACGGAAGCTGAAATCTCATCTGTAGGTACCAGAGGCAGCACAGGGTCCCTTAAGCTGAGCCCGCAGAGCTCTGGAAGAAACACTCCGGTTTCAAGTCAGGGTTCGATGCACCTGCAGCATGTGCGTGAACAGATGGTTGTGGCTCTGCAAAGGCTGAAGGagctggaggagcaggtgaagatCATCCCCGTCCTGCAGGTGAAAATCTCAGTGCTTCAGGAGGAAAAGAGACAACTGGCCTTTCAGCTCAAGAACCAAAGCGACAACGAGGATGACGGTCAAGAGGTGTGGAAAAGACTGAACAGTTTGAAGGGGTCGGatgttaaaaaacacaaagaagaaCTATGGAGAATGGATGACATGGACATGAGGGAAATTAGGCAAGAAGTTAAAGGTGGATGTCCACAGGTAGAGCTTGGAGAACCTTTCAACACTCAGTTTAAGAAGGCTGTCAGGTCAGAAAACAAATACACGTCCACAAATCAGGTAGAGACTCGTTCCATTGCCACGGAAGTCTGTGACATTGATGATGCGTGTCTCATACGACAGGCAGCAGAAGTTCACTCCCAGAAACTCGTTAACGTTGCTTTAAAAGACAGAGTTTCTCACTTGGAGGCAGAGTTAAAAGAATCCGCTCTCCAGACAGAACTGACCCGTCTAAAGCTGGAGCTTCAGGTTGCTGGAGCAAAAAACCGAGTGGACAAGGCCTGCACGGCGCGACCATCCATGGCCAGCACCGGAACCGAGGCCCGACCGTCCACCACGACCCAAGGAGTGGGTCATCACACTGAGCTAAGACACGCGAGCACCGGGGAGCCCACGGAGGTGAAGGCTGTGGGAGTATTGTGTAAGCCAAAGATTAGAGATGTTTGTTCAGGACCGGATCTACCCATGAGCTTTTGGGAGGTCAGGGAACGAGTGGAGACAAGAGATAAGGCTGTAGGCATCCATGTGTTTACAACCAGTCAAGCAGTTGGGACAGAAGTCAAAGTGTGTGATTCAGGAAGCAACACAGAGGTGAAACAAAGGTGTAAAAAGGGGAATTTGGTGAGTTGTGCAGCCTTGTTGGGTGAATGTTCTTTGAACGAGGTCTTTGGTGAAGCAAAGGAAGCGGTTTCACATGAAATGGCAACAGATCAAATCAGAGGAGTTGATCTGGGTGTCACGGCATCGCCTCAGATGGCATCACAGCGAACCAACACCGTCTCCAACTCAGTGTGTCGCTCCACCAACACCAAATACGCCTTCTGCACCGACTCCAGCACCAACACGGTCCTCAGCACACAGGACAAGCACACCAACACCGCCTACGCGTCCACTCGAACGGTTTCTGTCGGTCACAGTGTCAGAGAGTTCAAATGCAGCAGAGAGACCCAAACATTTGGAACAGCAAACCTGGACGAAAGGAACACCAACCCTAGAAAAAAGGTGATGAAGTTAACACGAGACACCGGTGTTGGTTTCACTAATATCTACGATAACTTTTTGGTGGGATTGAAATCACGAAACATGGCGTCCGGGCCTTCACATCTACCAGATCCTGTCAAGACCAAAAGTATCGGTGTCGGAGAAGGAAAGATACAGGACTTAACGCCTGTGCAGAGTCTCCAGCCGGCCTCCCAGCAGCAGTGGGATCAGGAGCTAAACCATTACATAGAGAAGATGCAATGGCTTCTCAGAGACCACGGGGACCTCCTCTCAGACGACTGCACCGACCACAGCAGCACACAAAGGGTCGCCAGCAACAAAGAGACCCAAGGACAAACCCACCGGGTCACTTCGGCAG ccgTCAGAGACTGTCAGCCTGCACTCGATTCTCCTCCGTGTGACGATGAAAACTCCAGCCTGTTTAAACTGGGCGGTAACGAAGTGAAGAGAAGGATTAAGATACTAGAGGAACAGAACTTCTCTGCTGTGCCAG ACGAGTCGAGAGTGGCCGACCGGTCTCAACATGTGGCGCAGAAACAGGTTGGAGACAAAAGCTGTAGCAACAACAGGAAAAACCTCAAGTTCTTAAAGGTGACGACTGG ACTGAATCCCATGTGTTTATACGGCCACCCTGAGGTTGAAAATGGAGGAAACAGAGCCTTAAAGAAGGAAAAACACAGCTCCAAAAAGGCACCGAAAGGATCCgcaaagtcacacacacatcagaa GTGTGAGTTAGGTGAGAGAATGTTTTCAGCGTGCCAAGCATTAAAGAAGCACCTCAGTGGGGACGCACTTTTATCCAGCAGGGATTTG CATGAGTGTCTGCACACGCTGCAGCAGGAGTGGTTTTCTACGTCCAGTGTGAAGTCAGCGGTCCCTGCTAACGTAGAGCAGTATCTGTCCACGTTTCGCAGCATTTCGCCCTCAGTGTTGCAACACATCGCAAACCTGGCCGACGGCAACGGAAACACAGCTTTACATTACAGCGTTTCTCACTCTAACTTTGATGTCGTCAAAAAACTGCTGGACGCAG CGGTGTGCAACGTCAACCAGCAGAACACAGCCGGGTACACGCCCGTCATGCTTGCTGCTCTGGCAGCCGTGGACAACGCAGAAAGTATGAAGGTGGTGGAACAGCTGTTTGCAAAGGGCAACGTTAACATCAAGGCCAGTCAG GCGGGTCAGACGGCTCTGATGCTGGCTGTGAGCCACGGGAGGATAGACATGGTGCGAGCACTGCTGGCCCAGGGGGCAGAGGTCAACGTCCAGGACGACGAAGGCTCGACGGCGCTGATGTGTGCGAGCGAGCACGGCCACACCGACATCGTAAAGCTGCTGCTGGCTCGGCCTCAGTGTGACGCTACACTCACAGACAGC GACGACAGCACTGCTCTGTCCATCGCTTTGGAAGCAGGACATCATGACATAGCGCTGCTTCTTTATGCACACGCCAACTTCTCCAAAGCTCACACA GCATTTGCTCATCACAGTGGGAAGTTTCTCTCCCCTTCTGGAGGAAAAGACGTCTGA
- the LOC114473055 gene encoding probable global transcription activator SNF2L2 isoform X1 yields the protein MQWETSSGPSRVKKKTSSQRQRQEMAAAHPDSTPADHAQVTAASSMSRLPQDSSHGKRGRDGENPAAENGSLDDMDEDVSLKKRKADHQSEKELTVGPETGEKVKRKRGRPPAEKLPPNPPELTRTLNTLVDMVINYKDGLGRQISKGFVQLPSKKEVPEYYELIRKPVDFRRIRERVRNHKYRNVGDLEKDVFLLCHNAQTYNLEGSQIYEDSIVIRSVFESARQRIVTDEDTKESVSTSHSDNGGRAEDQFIPSTVKASLVQTLNEEGSRNTSLVHQIHSGFNIDDDLHGNITKDEG from the exons ATGCAGTGGGAGACGAGCTCGGGGCCTTCCAGAGTCAAGAAAAAGACTTCATCGCAGAGACAGAGGCAGGAGATGG CCGCAGCCCATCCCGACAGCACGCCTGCAGACCACGCGCAGGTAACAGCCGCCTCCTCCATGTCTCGTCTTCCTCAGGATTCATCGCATGGGAAGAGAGGAAGAGATGGAGAAAAC CCTGCAGCAGAGAACGGATCCCTGGATGACATGGATGAGGACGTGAGTCTGAAGAAGCGTAAAGCCGACCACCAATCAGAGAAGGAGCTGACGGTCGGCCCAGAAACAGGAGAGAAGGTGAAGAGGAAGCGAGGACGTCCCCCCGCTGAGAAACTACCTCCAAACCCACCTGAGCTCACACGGACGCTGAACACGCTGGTGGACATGGTCATCAACTACAAAGACGG GTTGGGACGACAGATCAGCAAAGGCTTCGTCCAGCTTCCGTCTAAGAAGGAGGTCCCAGAGTACTACGAACTGATCCGAAAACCCGTGGATTTCAGGAGGATCAGA GAACGTGTGCGTAACCACAAATACAGAAACGTCGGGGATTTGGAAAAGGATGTTTTCCTCTTGTGCCACAACGCTCAAACGTATAACCTGGAGGGATCTCAG ATCTACGAGGACTCCATTGTCATTAGGTCTGTTTTTGAGAGCGCCAGACAAAGAATCGTGACAGACGAGGACACAAAGGAATCAGTCAGTACCAGTCACAGCGATAATGGAGGACGAGCTGAAGACCAGTTCATCCCATCCACAG TGAAAGCATCACTAGTCCAGACCCTGAATGAGGAAGGAAGCAGAAACACATCGTTGGTCCATCAGATCCACAGTGGCTTCAACATCGATGACGACTTACACGGAAACATCACAAAAGACGAGGGTTGA
- the LOC114473055 gene encoding probable global transcription activator SNF2L2 isoform X4 has translation MKRLAARRYAGLLILSPTAAAHPDSTPADHAQPAAENGSLDDMDEDVSLKKRKADHQSEKELTVGPETGEKVKRKRGRPPAEKLPPNPPELTRTLNTLVDMVINYKDGLGRQISKGFVQLPSKKEVPEYYELIRKPVDFRRIRERVRNHKYRNVGDLEKDVFLLCHNAQTYNLEGSQIYEDSIVIRSVFESARQRIVTDEDTKESVSTSHSDNGGRAEDQFIPSTVKASLVQTLNEEGSRNTSLVHQIHSGFNIDDDLHGNITKDEG, from the exons ATGAAGAGACTAGCAGCTCGCCGCTATGCTGGTTTGTTAATTCTCTCCCCCACAGCCGCAGCCCATCCCGACAGCACGCCTGCAGACCACGCGCAG CCTGCAGCAGAGAACGGATCCCTGGATGACATGGATGAGGACGTGAGTCTGAAGAAGCGTAAAGCCGACCACCAATCAGAGAAGGAGCTGACGGTCGGCCCAGAAACAGGAGAGAAGGTGAAGAGGAAGCGAGGACGTCCCCCCGCTGAGAAACTACCTCCAAACCCACCTGAGCTCACACGGACGCTGAACACGCTGGTGGACATGGTCATCAACTACAAAGACGG GTTGGGACGACAGATCAGCAAAGGCTTCGTCCAGCTTCCGTCTAAGAAGGAGGTCCCAGAGTACTACGAACTGATCCGAAAACCCGTGGATTTCAGGAGGATCAGA GAACGTGTGCGTAACCACAAATACAGAAACGTCGGGGATTTGGAAAAGGATGTTTTCCTCTTGTGCCACAACGCTCAAACGTATAACCTGGAGGGATCTCAG ATCTACGAGGACTCCATTGTCATTAGGTCTGTTTTTGAGAGCGCCAGACAAAGAATCGTGACAGACGAGGACACAAAGGAATCAGTCAGTACCAGTCACAGCGATAATGGAGGACGAGCTGAAGACCAGTTCATCCCATCCACAG TGAAAGCATCACTAGTCCAGACCCTGAATGAGGAAGGAAGCAGAAACACATCGTTGGTCCATCAGATCCACAGTGGCTTCAACATCGATGACGACTTACACGGAAACATCACAAAAGACGAGGGTTGA